A stretch of the Dehalococcoidia bacterium genome encodes the following:
- the guaA gene encoding glutamine-hydrolyzing GMP synthase, with amino-acid sequence MTPDQAPPQDPQAGPGRRVTASGDAEVSAYLEVAEQKLGRPSVTPGEETPAARRDAIAIIDFGSQYTMLIARRVREAHVYCEIMPHDAPRDRLDALRPKGIILSGGPASVYDSGAPMAPSYVYESKVPVLGVCYGMQLLAHQLGGKVSPGLKREYGHAVLHMSASDHPVKSRLFANLPSAMPVWMSHGDQITQLPPGFTALAYTDNAPMAVMGNDQGLIGLQFHPEVVHTPMGRQILTNFLYNVCGCRPTWTPGNVITEAVEKIHQEVGEGRVICALSGGVDSAVTATLVHRAVGDQLTCIFVNNGLLRREEPERVRNTFQRHMKVNLAYVDASDRFLTRLKGVVDPEEKRRVIGDEFIRVFEEESSRLGKVDFLAQGTLYPDVIESQTGSNVAAKIKTHHNVGGLPKGMRLKLIEPMRYLFKDEVREVGVALGLPEEMVYRQPFPGPGLAIRVIGEVTRERLESLRGADWVVMDEVKKANLYRQLWQSFAVLTDTHSVGVMGDFRTYGYVVAIRAVVSE; translated from the coding sequence ATGACCCCAGACCAGGCGCCTCCGCAGGACCCGCAGGCCGGCCCTGGCCGTCGCGTGACCGCCAGCGGCGATGCGGAAGTCTCCGCCTACCTCGAAGTCGCGGAACAGAAGCTTGGGCGCCCCTCCGTCACGCCGGGCGAAGAGACGCCCGCGGCGCGCCGGGACGCCATCGCAATCATTGACTTCGGCTCCCAGTACACCATGCTCATCGCCCGCCGCGTGCGCGAGGCCCACGTTTACTGCGAAATCATGCCGCACGACGCCCCGCGCGACCGCCTGGACGCCCTCCGGCCAAAGGGCATCATCCTCTCCGGCGGGCCCGCCAGCGTGTACGACTCGGGCGCGCCGATGGCGCCCTCTTATGTCTATGAGTCCAAGGTGCCCGTCCTGGGCGTCTGCTACGGCATGCAACTCCTGGCCCACCAGCTCGGCGGCAAGGTGTCGCCGGGCCTGAAGCGCGAGTACGGGCACGCGGTGCTGCACATGAGCGCCAGCGACCACCCCGTCAAGAGCCGCCTCTTCGCGAACCTTCCGTCGGCCATGCCCGTGTGGATGAGCCACGGCGACCAGATCACGCAGCTCCCCCCTGGCTTCACCGCCCTGGCCTACACGGACAACGCGCCAATGGCCGTCATGGGAAATGACCAGGGGCTTATCGGCCTGCAGTTCCACCCGGAGGTGGTGCACACGCCCATGGGCCGTCAGATCCTGACCAACTTCCTGTACAACGTCTGCGGCTGCCGCCCCACCTGGACGCCGGGCAACGTCATCACCGAAGCCGTCGAGAAGATACACCAGGAGGTCGGCGAAGGGCGCGTCATCTGCGCCCTCTCCGGCGGCGTGGACTCCGCGGTCACCGCGACGCTGGTGCACCGCGCCGTGGGCGACCAGCTCACCTGCATCTTCGTCAACAACGGCCTGCTGCGGCGCGAGGAGCCGGAACGAGTCCGCAACACCTTTCAGCGCCATATGAAAGTCAACCTGGCGTACGTGGACGCCTCCGACCGCTTCCTGACGCGCCTCAAGGGCGTCGTGGACCCGGAGGAGAAGCGCCGCGTCATCGGCGACGAGTTCATCCGCGTCTTCGAGGAGGAGTCCTCCCGGCTGGGGAAGGTGGACTTCCTGGCCCAGGGCACCCTCTACCCGGACGTCATCGAGAGCCAGACGGGCAGCAATGTGGCGGCCAAGATCAAGACGCACCACAACGTGGGCGGACTGCCGAAGGGCATGCGGCTGAAGCTCATCGAGCCGATGCGCTACCTGTTCAAGGACGAGGTGCGCGAGGTGGGCGTGGCGCTCGGCCTGCCGGAGGAGATGGTCTATCGCCAGCCGTTCCCCGGGCCGGGCCTCGCCATCCGCGTCATCGGCGAGGTGACCCGCGAGCGGCTGGAGAGCCTGCGCGGCGCGGACTGGGTGGTCATGGACGAGGTCAAGAAGGCGAACCTCTACCGCCAGCTCTGGCAGAGCTTCGCCGTGCTGACGGACACGCACAGCGTGGGCGTCATGGGCGACTTCCGCACCTACGGCTACGTGGTCGCCATCCGCGCCGTCGTCAGCGAG
- a CDS encoding L-threonylcarbamoyladenylate synthase yields MMTELDKQIERGVAVLRTGGVVAYPTDTLFGLGADGFNSKAVRRVFAAKTRPLSEAVPLLLADVADMERVAVDVPDVVWRLAQTFWPGALTLVVWRGPAVPDVVTAGGPRVAVRVPRHPVPLGLARGLGAPLVGTSANRHGAPNPRTPEEIVAQLGKAVGFVITSGPPPGGTESTVLDVTVDPPRIMRQGAVARVDIEEVCGLAP; encoded by the coding sequence ATGATGACTGAGCTGGACAAACAGATTGAGCGAGGGGTAGCCGTCCTCAGGACGGGTGGCGTCGTCGCTTATCCCACCGATACGCTGTTCGGCCTGGGCGCTGATGGGTTCAACAGCAAGGCTGTGCGGCGCGTCTTCGCCGCGAAGACGCGCCCGCTCTCGGAGGCCGTCCCGCTGCTGCTGGCGGACGTGGCGGACATGGAGCGCGTGGCCGTGGACGTGCCGGATGTGGTCTGGCGTCTGGCGCAGACTTTCTGGCCCGGCGCGCTGACTCTGGTGGTGTGGCGCGGCCCGGCTGTGCCGGACGTGGTGACGGCGGGCGGCCCGAGGGTGGCGGTGCGGGTGCCGCGGCACCCCGTCCCGCTGGGGCTTGCCCGCGGCCTGGGTGCGCCGCTGGTGGGCACCAGCGCCAACCGGCACGGCGCGCCGAACCCCCGCACGCCGGAGGAGATCGTCGCCCAGCTTGGGAAGGCTGTCGGCTTCGTCATAACGAGCGGCCCGCCTCCCGGCGGGACCGAGTCCACCGTGCTGGACGTGACCGTTGACCCGCCGCGCATCATGCGGCAGGGGGCCGTGGCGCGCGTTGACATCGAAGAGGTCTGCGGACTGGCGCCGTAG
- the rpiB gene encoding ribose 5-phosphate isomerase B — MRIAIGCDHRGLNLKRAIADYLRKAGHQVQDVGAFTEESVDYPDIARDVAQAVAQRRAEQGVLVCSTGIGMSIAANKVASVRAALCVDASTAERARAHNDANVLCLGESVCTPEKAVEIVKAYLGASFEGGRHARRVEKIRQMEGVQASGPSPKSGIAP, encoded by the coding sequence ATGCGCATAGCGATAGGGTGCGACCACAGGGGCTTGAACCTGAAGCGGGCCATTGCCGACTACCTGCGGAAGGCGGGGCATCAGGTCCAGGACGTGGGCGCGTTCACCGAGGAGTCGGTGGACTATCCGGATATCGCGCGGGACGTGGCCCAGGCGGTGGCGCAGCGGAGAGCGGAGCAGGGCGTGCTGGTGTGCAGCACCGGCATCGGCATGAGCATCGCGGCCAACAAGGTGGCGAGTGTCCGCGCCGCCCTGTGCGTGGACGCCTCCACCGCGGAGCGCGCCCGCGCCCACAACGACGCCAATGTCCTCTGTCTGGGCGAGTCCGTTTGCACGCCGGAGAAGGCTGTGGAGATCGTGAAGGCGTACCTGGGCGCCTCCTTCGAGGGAGGGCGGCACGCCCGCCGCGTGGAGAAGATTCGTCAGATGGAAGGCGTGCAGGCATCCGGCCCATCTCCCAAGTCCGGCATAGCGCCCTAG
- a CDS encoding polyprenyl synthetase family protein yields the protein MSDARTYPELFDRYGDDVEAVLRERVERAPRRLARMMSMHLGWEDDKGQPAERRTPPRLHATLCLRVCEALSGSHTPALPAAAAVELLHAALAVHEDMQEGSPERRGRPTVWWTWGPAQGIATGDALYALARMAVLSLGEAGLPPDRALRVAGMLDEACLRQCEGQIMDAESRLRPEIGVQRYMDLLARKEGALLGCAAGVGAAVASGDTGVAAAFSAYGEKLAVARQLRDDVAAVWNAPGASAEHGGEFWARRKALPVLYALEKASPQEQKQLRTLYGKRALDDGDMAQLRGLLEQAGARAHAEETARRLQEEALEALRRVSLGERATVDLVALARLLGQPGV from the coding sequence ATGTCCGACGCGCGGACCTACCCCGAGCTCTTCGACCGCTACGGCGACGACGTGGAAGCCGTCCTCCGTGAGCGTGTGGAACGCGCGCCCCGGCGGCTTGCGCGGATGATGTCCATGCACTTGGGCTGGGAGGACGACAAAGGCCAGCCCGCCGAGCGCCGCACGCCTCCGCGCCTGCACGCCACTCTGTGTCTCCGTGTCTGCGAGGCCCTGTCTGGAAGCCACACCCCGGCGCTGCCCGCGGCGGCGGCTGTCGAGCTGCTGCACGCCGCCCTTGCGGTCCACGAGGATATGCAGGAGGGCAGCCCTGAGCGGCGCGGCAGGCCGACGGTGTGGTGGACGTGGGGGCCAGCGCAGGGTATCGCTACGGGGGACGCTCTGTATGCCCTGGCGCGCATGGCTGTCCTCAGCCTGGGCGAAGCCGGGCTGCCGCCGGACCGGGCGCTGCGCGTCGCGGGGATGCTGGACGAGGCGTGTCTGCGCCAGTGCGAGGGCCAGATCATGGACGCGGAGTCGCGCCTTCGCCCTGAGATTGGCGTGCAGCGGTACATGGACCTGCTGGCGCGCAAAGAGGGCGCGCTGCTGGGCTGCGCCGCGGGTGTGGGCGCCGCCGTCGCGTCCGGTGACACTGGCGTGGCCGCCGCCTTCAGCGCCTACGGGGAGAAGCTGGCCGTGGCGCGGCAGCTCCGCGACGACGTGGCCGCCGTGTGGAACGCGCCGGGAGCGTCCGCGGAGCATGGCGGCGAGTTCTGGGCGCGGCGGAAGGCGTTGCCTGTGCTCTACGCGCTGGAGAAGGCGTCTCCTCAAGAGCAGAAGCAGCTACGGACGCTCTATGGCAAGCGCGCTCTGGATGACGGGGACATGGCGCAACTCCGTGGCCTTCTGGAGCAGGCGGGCGCCCGCGCCCACGCCGAGGAAACGGCGCGGCGCTTGCAGGAAGAGGCCCTCGAAGCGTTGCGGCGGGTGTCTCTCGGCGAAAGGGCGACAGTGGATCTGGTGGCCCTGGCGCGACTCCTGGGACAGCCTGGCGTTTAG
- a CDS encoding phosphoglycerate kinase, with the protein MQKLTVRDIPVQGKRVLVRVDFNVPLQNGVIADDSRIRAALPTLTYLLKQHARIIVCSHLGQPNGAVDEKQRLAPVAQRLGKLLGLPVCYVRDCVGPEVEQAVACLKEGEVLLLENLRFHVEEEKNDPAFARALASLADVYVDDAFGAAHRAHASIVGVAQYLPCVAGLLMEREIDYLSRILESPERPFAAVLGGAKVGDKIGVLDRLVEKADAVLIGGGMAATFLKAQGHGIGKSLLEPDRISYVSGVLAKASQLGKALLLPTDVVITTEIKSGAPSRVVPVQQIPDGWLIADIGPDTTKRFTQELRGCRTVMWNGPMGIFEIRAFAQGTKALAETLASLKATTVVGGGSTAEAVEALGLTDKMSHVSTGGGASLEFLQGKALPGVAVLKDKALLSGARQASAGGRR; encoded by the coding sequence ATGCAGAAGCTGACCGTACGCGACATCCCCGTTCAGGGCAAGCGCGTCCTCGTGCGCGTTGACTTCAACGTACCGTTGCAGAACGGCGTTATCGCCGACGACAGCCGCATCCGCGCGGCGCTGCCCACGCTGACCTATCTTCTGAAGCAGCACGCCAGGATCATCGTCTGCTCTCATCTGGGCCAGCCGAATGGGGCCGTGGACGAGAAGCAGCGTCTGGCGCCGGTAGCCCAGCGCCTGGGGAAGCTCCTGGGCTTGCCCGTGTGCTACGTCCGCGATTGCGTGGGGCCGGAGGTGGAACAAGCGGTGGCGTGCCTCAAGGAAGGCGAAGTGCTCCTGCTGGAGAACCTGCGCTTCCACGTGGAGGAGGAGAAGAACGATCCCGCCTTCGCCAGGGCGCTGGCCTCCCTGGCCGATGTGTACGTGGACGATGCTTTCGGCGCGGCGCACCGGGCGCACGCCTCCATCGTCGGAGTGGCCCAGTACCTGCCGTGCGTGGCGGGCCTTCTCATGGAGAGGGAGATTGACTACCTGTCGCGTATCCTGGAGTCGCCGGAGCGGCCCTTCGCGGCGGTCCTTGGCGGCGCCAAGGTCGGCGACAAGATAGGCGTCTTGGACAGGCTGGTGGAGAAGGCGGACGCGGTGCTCATCGGCGGGGGCATGGCCGCCACGTTCCTCAAGGCCCAGGGTCACGGCATCGGCAAGTCGCTGCTGGAGCCGGACCGCATCAGCTACGTCTCAGGCGTTCTGGCCAAGGCCTCGCAGTTGGGCAAGGCGCTTCTCTTGCCTACGGACGTGGTCATCACCACGGAAATCAAGTCCGGCGCGCCGTCCAGAGTCGTCCCCGTCCAGCAGATACCGGACGGCTGGCTCATCGCGGATATAGGCCCGGACACGACGAAACGCTTCACGCAGGAGCTTCGCGGGTGCCGCACTGTCATGTGGAACGGGCCGATGGGCATCTTCGAGATACGCGCGTTCGCGCAGGGCACCAAGGCCCTGGCGGAGACGCTGGCAAGCCTGAAGGCGACGACTGTCGTGGGCGGCGGCTCCACCGCGGAGGCGGTAGAGGCGCTGGGCCTGACCGACAAGATGAGCCATGTGTCCACTGGCGGAGGCGCCTCGCTGGAGTTTCTTCAAGGCAAGGCGCTGCCCGGCGTGGCCGTCTTGAAAGACAAAGCCCTCTTGTCAGGCGCACGGCAGGCGTCCGCGGGAGGCCGCCGGTGA
- a CDS encoding 2,3-bisphosphoglycerate-independent phosphoglycerate mutase — MDFPHLADIVESSPSKILMLVADGLGGLPHPETGKSELETARIPNLDRLAQRSACGLTVPVAAGVTPGSGPGHLGLFGYDPLKYIIGRGVLEAIGIGLDVRDGDVAARGNFCSVEAQGLITDRRAGRISTERCTELCQRLSAIKLAGVDVQVAPVREHRFVLMLRGPGLSPDVSETDPQKTGVAPLDTRAESAKGRKTAKLVTEWVTQARGMLADAAPANMVMLRGFSQLPRLPQMGEAYRLKPAAIAAYPMYRGLARLVGMEVIPTGMTFSEEMDTLAQRWRDHDFFYLHYKPADSAGEDGDFSRKVSMLEALDAAIPRLLEMKPDVFIVAGDHSTPAVLKGHSWHPVPFLLHSRWTGGLGVAGFNERACRQGALGEFPATRVMLQALAHAGKLMKYGA; from the coding sequence ATTGATTTTCCTCATCTGGCGGATATCGTCGAGTCCAGTCCGTCCAAGATACTGATGCTGGTCGCCGACGGTCTCGGCGGCCTGCCGCACCCCGAGACAGGCAAGAGCGAGCTGGAGACCGCGCGCATCCCTAACCTGGACCGTCTGGCCCAGCGCTCCGCCTGCGGGCTGACCGTGCCCGTGGCGGCGGGGGTGACGCCCGGCAGCGGGCCGGGACACCTGGGACTGTTCGGCTACGACCCCCTGAAATACATCATTGGGCGCGGCGTACTGGAGGCCATCGGCATTGGGCTGGACGTGCGCGATGGCGACGTGGCCGCGCGCGGCAACTTCTGCTCGGTTGAAGCGCAGGGCCTCATCACCGACCGCCGCGCCGGGCGCATCTCCACGGAGCGCTGTACGGAGCTGTGCCAGCGGCTGTCTGCTATCAAGCTCGCGGGCGTGGATGTGCAGGTGGCGCCGGTGCGGGAGCACCGCTTTGTGCTGATGCTGCGCGGCCCGGGCCTCTCGCCGGACGTGTCGGAGACAGACCCGCAGAAGACGGGCGTGGCGCCTCTGGACACTCGGGCGGAGTCGGCCAAGGGGCGTAAGACGGCAAAGCTGGTGACGGAGTGGGTGACGCAGGCCCGCGGAATGTTGGCGGACGCGGCGCCCGCGAACATGGTGATGCTCCGAGGTTTCTCCCAGCTTCCGCGGCTGCCCCAGATGGGCGAGGCGTACAGGCTGAAGCCCGCCGCCATCGCCGCCTATCCCATGTACAGGGGCCTGGCCCGGCTGGTGGGCATGGAGGTCATCCCCACGGGCATGACCTTCAGCGAGGAGATGGATACGCTGGCCCAGCGCTGGCGCGACCACGACTTCTTCTATCTGCACTACAAGCCGGCGGACTCCGCGGGAGAGGACGGCGACTTCTCGCGCAAGGTCTCGATGCTGGAGGCGCTGGACGCCGCCATTCCGCGTCTCCTGGAGATGAAGCCGGACGTATTTATCGTGGCGGGCGACCACTCGACGCCCGCCGTTCTGAAAGGGCATAGCTGGCACCCGGTGCCGTTCCTTCTGCACTCGCGGTGGACCGGCGGCCTCGGCGTCGCCGGCTTCAACGAGCGGGCGTGCCGACAGGGCGCTCTGGGTGAGTTCCCGGCGACCCGTGTCATGCTGCAGGCTCTGGCCCACGCGGGCAAACTTATGAAGTATGGGGCATAA